Proteins from one Camelina sativa cultivar DH55 chromosome 8, Cs, whole genome shotgun sequence genomic window:
- the LOC104705306 gene encoding mediator of RNA polymerase II transcription subunit 12, producing MQRYHAANCTSAVNNSAIGGASARDSGRADSSSIGNYSLNSRRPPPLTPYKLKCEKDGLNSRLGPPDFHPPTSSSPEENLTKEYVQYGYKETVDGLKESEEIILSQVDTFSKPVVLKCKEAVRKCLRAINESRALKRKAGQVYGVPLSGSLLCKPGFPEQRSCGEETKKKWIESLSQQHKRLRCLADNIPGYRRKTLFEVLIRNNVPLLRATWFIKVTYLNQVRPSPAAISSGTPDKTHASRCEQWTKDVIEYLQYLLDELLSRNSSFPAQQTRDRSPQMLYTGSVQKISPASASLYGEETSLHFKWWYMVRLLQWHHAEGLLFPNLIVDWVLRLLQEKEVFEILQLLLPIVYGVLESIVLSQTYVQSLVAIAVRFIQEPAPGGSDLVDNSRRAYTLSALIEMVRYLVLAASDTFVASDCFPLPPPVTARGPNDVSYTSKAYENLKSNSADISTQVQGRGVDSRFEFLSFDYTISTIQRSADDLAKIASTGYPQHNVAKAVQALDKALSDGDIRAAYSYLFEDLCNGAVDETWIAEVSPCLRSSLRWIGAISTSFVCSVFFLIEWATCDFRDFRAGVPKDIKFSGRKDCSQVYLVIQLLKQKILGGEFAARRGKNRRSNFLNVSKPSSPMDAFESPGPLHDIIVCWIDQHEVHRGGAKRLQLLVFELIRSGIFNPIAYVRQLIVSGMIDVIQPAVDPERRMRHHRILKQLPGCFVHETLEEAQIFGGDKLSEAVRTYSNERRLLLRELLVKKGKYWNKLILSDQKSKKNSSSLPSVVFRTCNAMADSEGPHKHTKSSVDIRELKERISALLQFPGMSYGVKNPMRDEFQSSVKRSSGSVYSKIYQPEATPGCEDCRRAKRQKMSDEKSSCYQGNSPIASDEEDNWWIKKGLKTLESSLKVDPQIELTKQVPRGRQKMARKTQSLAQLQAARIEGSQGASTSHVCDNKVSCPHHGPGVEGENHKVVDVFRTSTSVDIVSVGKSLKQLQFVDKRSIAVWLTTLVRQLVEEPEKSSVKVGQFNRGTPVEEKSTSRWKLGVDELSTILFLLDISLDFVSVVKFLFWLLPKANSSPSFAVQGGRNLLIMPRNVANNMCEIGEAILVSSLRRYENILLSADLVPEAMTALMNRAASLMSSNGKISGSAALVYARYILKRYGSLPSIVEWHNNFKATCEKRLLSELDHTRSGNGEYGIPLGVPAGVENPDDYIRKKISIGGTRPSRVGLNMRDVVQRHVEEATHYLRKLIGTGTMKASLAEKNDDGFQVAQQIVVGLMDCIRQTGGAAQEGDPTLVSSAVSAIVNSVGLSMARISEFSLGTIHQTHPSGIDSSNFARYILQIHITCLCLLKEALGERQSRVFEIALATESSTALAGAFSPGKGSRGQHQLSPESYDSNANNSTNDLPNGTSKIAASRATKVAAVSALVIGSITHGVITLERIVGLLRLKEYLDFVQFVRRTKSSSNGSARSMGASKVESPIEVYVHWFRLLVGNCKTVSEGLVLELVGESSVVAISRMQRMLPLKLVFPPAYSIIAFILWRPFVLNNISNSSVHEDTHRLYQSLTIAFHDVIKHLPFRDVCLRDTQGLYELIVADSTDADFASVFESIGLDMHLKSVAFAPLRARLFLNSIIDCKVPSSGYSHEGVSEAKNRHQGNGTKLVDKLVSVLDCLQPAKFHWQWVELRLLLNEQALTEKLENHDMPLADAIRSSCPTSEKPEASENEKNFIQILLTRLLVRPDAVPLFSEVVHLFGRSVEESMLKQAEWFLAGQDVLFGRKTIRQKLIIVGESKGLPTKPQFWKPWGWCSSSSSDPITANKADKKRKLEITSIEEGEVIEEGSGSKKVLLPRALDENSPTVSYGITTERAFVQLVLPCIDQSSDESRSTFVNELVRQFSNIEQQLSSVTNRSTTNNKHMGTASSGSEISSNKGSTRKGLRGGSPSLARRSSTNATDTAPPPSPVALRASMSLRLQFLLRLLPVICGEPSFRNTRQALASTIVRLLGSRVVYEDYAVCSPRSDPSKVETDSTLDPSAMADLSSEVLFDRLLFVLHGLLSNHQPNWLKPRPLSSESSKDFTLFDRDAAESLQNELSRMQLPDTIRWRIQAAMPILFSSLRCSLSCQPHSVPPTAVTLVQPSGSGGGGPIQRNSPALPKTGTAAAQGKLKQTMLSPPQQQQEVDNTDVVDPWTLLEDGTSSGLSSSNVSNSSDMANLRATCWLKGAVRVRRTDLTYVGSVDDDS from the exons ATGCAAAGGTATCATGCTGCCAACTGCACTAGTGCAGTCAATAATAGTGCTATAGGTGGTGCATCCGCTAGGGACTCAGGACGAGCTGATTCCTCTTCAATTGGCAACTACTCGCTAAACTCCAG GAGGCCACCTCCGTTGACACCCTACAAGTTGAAGTGTGAAAAGGACGGTCTGAATTCCCG ATTAGGACCGCCTGATTTTCATCCTCCAACATCAAGTTCTCCTGAAGAAAATCTGACTAAAGAGTATGTTCAATATGGATACAAGGAAACTGTTGATGGACTTAAG GAATCCGAAGAGATTATATTGTCCCAGGTCGATACTTTCTCGAAGCCTGTGGTCCTAAAATGCAAAGAG GCCGTCAGAAAGTGTCTTAGAGCTATCAATGAATCTCGTGCACTCAAGCGCAAG GCTGGTCAAGTTTATGGGGTGCCTCTCTCTGGTTCGCTTCTATGTAAGCCTGGATTTCCAGAACAGAGATCATGTGGGgaggagacaaagaaaaaatggatCGAG AGTTTATCGCAACAGCACAAAAGATTACGCTGTTTGGCTGATAACATTCCTGGATATAGGAGAAAAACCTTATTTGAAGTCCTTATAAGGAACAACGTCCCGTTATTGAGAGCTACTTGGTTTATAAAAGTGACTTATCTCAATCAG GTGCGACCTAGTCCTGCTGCTATTTCTTCAGGAACACCTGACAAGACACATGCTTCTCGGTGTGAACAATGGACAAAAGATGTTATTGAATATTTGCAATACCTCTTGGATGAACTTTTGTCACGAAATAGCTCATTTCCTGCTCAGCAAACTAGAGATAGGTCACCGCAGATGCTTTATACAGGATCAGTGCAAAAGATTAGTCCAGCATCAGCAAGCCTTTATGGGGAGGAAACATCTCTGCATTTTAAATGGTGGTATATGGTGCGTCTTCTACAATGGCACCATGCCGAAGGGCTTCTTTTTCCTAATCTCATTGTTGATTGGGTTCTCCGGCTCTTACAG GAAAAGGAGGTCTTTGAAATTTTGCAGTTGCTACTCCCCATCGTGTATGGTGTTTTAGAGAGCATTGTTCTCTCTCAGACATATGTACAGAGTCTTGTAGCTATTGCTGTCCGTTTCATTCAGGAACCTGCTCCTGGTGGATCTGATCTTGTTGATAACTCTCGAAGAGCTTATACTCTCTCTGCGCTAATTGAGATGGTTCGCTACTTGGTACTTGCTGCATCCGACACGTTTGTTGCTTCGGATTGCTtccctcttcctcctcctgTAACAGCACGTGGACCCAATGATGTGAGCTATACGTCAAAGGCTTATGAGAATCTGAAAAGTAATTCTGCAGATATTTCTACCCAGGTTCAAGGAAGAGGAGTTGATTCCCGGTTTGAGTTCCTTTCTTTTGATTATACCATTTCAACCATTCAAAGAAGTGCAGATGATTTGGCAAAGATAGCTAGCACTGGTTATCCTCAACATAATGTGGCTAAAGCTGTTCAGGCCTTGGATAAAGCTTTGTCAGATGGAGATATCAGAGCTGCTTACAGTTACCTCTTTGAGGACCTTTGCAATGGAGCCGTTGATGAGACCTGGATAGCTGAAGTGAGTCCATGCTTAAGATCATCTCTTAGATGGATTGGCGCTATTAGCACATCCTTTGTTTGCTCCGTTTTTTTCCTTATTGAATGGGCGACATGTGATTTTAGAGATTTCCGCGCTGGTGTGCCTAAAGATATCAAGTTCTCTGGCAGAAAAGATTGTTCTCAGGTGTATTTAGTCATTCAGCTTCTGAAGCAAAAGATTCTGGGTGGAGAATTCGCAGCTCGCAGAGGAAAGAATCGTCGCAGCAATTTTCTTAATGTTTCTAAACCTAGCAGTCCGATGGATGCATTTGAAAGTCCGGGGCCATTACATGATATCATAGTCTGTTGGATTGATCAGCATGAGGTACACAGGGGGGGAGCAAAACGCTTGCAATTGCTGGTATTTGAACTTATACGTTCTGGAATCTTTAATCCCATAGCATACGTGAGACAACTCATAGTTAGCGGGATGATCGATGTGATTCAACCTGCTGTTGATCCTGAAAGGAGAATGAGACACCATCGCATATTGAAACAGCTACCTGGCTGTTTTGTACATGAAACCTTAGAGGAAGCTCAGATCTTTGGAGGGGATAAGCTTTCCGAGGCTGTGAGAACTTATTCTAATGAacgccgtcttcttcttcgagagtTACTTGTTAAGAAAGGTAAATATTGGAATAAATTAATTCTGTCTGATCAGAAGTCAAAGAAAAATTCCTCTTCCCTTCCGTCTGTTGTTTTTCGGACGTGTAATGCCATGGCCGATAGTGAGGGACCTCACAAACATACCAAGAGTAGTGTGGATATTAGGGAACTTAAGGAGCGTATATCAGCTCTACTGCAGTTTCCAGGTATGTCATATGGTGTGAAAAATCCAATGCGAGATGAATTTCAAAGTAGTGTTAAGAGATCAAGTGGATCTGTGTATAGCAAGATTTACCAACCAGAAGCTACACCAGGGTGTGAAGACTGTAGAAgagcaaaaagacaaaaaatgaGCGATGAAAAGAGCTCTTGCTATCAAGGGAATTCACCAATTGcatcagatgaagaagataactGGTGGATCAAGAAAGGTTTAAAAACTCTGGAGTCTTCGCTGAAGGTTGATCCTCAGATAGAGTTAACTAAACAAGTACCACGGGGTAGGCAGAAGATGGCACGCAAGACACAGTCGCTGGCTCAACTACAAGCTGCTAGGATTGAAGGTAGCCAGGGCGCTTCAACAAGTCATGTTTGCGATAATAAAGTAAGCTGTCCTCATCATGGCCCTGGAGTGGAAGGAGAGAATCATAAAGTGGTTGATGTGTTTAGAACTTCTACCTCTGTGGATATTGTATCTGTTGGAAAATCTTTGAAGCAGCTACAGTTTGTTGATAAGCGGTCTATTGCAGTTTGGCTAACAACTCTGGTTCGGCAACTTGTTGAAGAGCCCGAAAAGAGCAGTGTGAAAGTTGGGCAGTTCAATAGAGGTACTCCAGTTGAGGAGAAGAGCACAAGTAGGTGGAAGCTTGGGGTCGATGAGCTATCTACTATATTATTTCTCTTGGATATCTCTCTTGACTTTGTTTCAGTggttaaatttcttttttggcTGTTGCCAAAGGCCAACAGTAGCCCAAGTTTTGCCGTTCAGGGTGGAAGAAACCTTCTAATTATGCCAAGGAATGTTGCAAACAACATGTGTGAGATAGGGGAGGCTATTTTAGTATCATCACTGAGGAG GTATGAAAATATTCTACTTTCAGCAGATCTTGTTCCTGAGGCCATGACAGCTTTGATGAACCGTGCTGCATCACTTATGTCCAGTAATGGAAAAATTTCTGGATCAGCAGCCTTAGTTTATGCTCGCtatattttgaaaagatatGGAAGTCTTCCCAGTATTGTGGAATGGCATAACAATTTCAAAGCAACATGCGAAAAGAGACTTCTCTCTGAACTAGATCATACGCGATCAGGAAATGGTGAGTATGGGATCCCCCTTGGAGTTCCAGCAGGAGTTGAAAATCCAGATGACTATATACGTAAAAAAATCAGCATTGGCGGTACACGTCCTTCAAGAGTGGGTTTGAATATGCGAGATGTTGTGCAACGACATGTTGAAGAGGCGACTCATTATCTCAGAAAACTCATTGGTACTGGTACTATGAAAGCCTCACTTGCTGAGAAAAACGATGACGGGTTTCAGGTGGCTCAACAAATTGTAGTTGGACTAATGGACTGCATTAGACAGACTGGCGGTGCAGCTCAAGAGGGTGATCCCACTTTGGTTTCTTCTGCGGTTTCTGCAATTGTAAACAGTGTAGGCCTTTCGATGGCAAGGATTTCAGAGTTCTCTTTGGGAACCATTCATCAGACTCATCCATCTGGCATCGATTCATCTAATTTTGCTCGATACATTTTGCAAATTCATATAACCTGCCTATGCCTTCTAAAGGAAGCTCTTGGAGAGCGTCAAAGCCGAGTGTTTGAAATAGCACTTGCAACAGAAAGTTCCACTGCTCTTGCTGGAGCTTTTTCCCCTGGGAAGGGATCCCGAGGTCAGCATCAGCTATCTCCTGAATCCTATGATTCAAATGCGAACAATTCAACAAATGATTTGCCGAATGGTACTAGCAAAATAGCGGCGAGCAGAGCAACAAAAGTTGCAGCTGTATCTGCACTTGTTATAGGTTCTATCACACATGGTGTTATAACCCTTGAAAGGATTGTTGGTCTGCTGAGACTAAAGGAGTACCTAGATTTTGTTCAGTTTGTAAGGCGTACAAAATCAAGTTCTAATGGCAGTGCTAGGTCCATGGGAGCGTCTAAAGTGGAAAGCCCTATTGAAGTGTATGTACATTGGTTCAGACTCCTTGTTGGTAATTGCAAAACTGTTTCGGAAGGGCTGGTTTTGGAGCTTGTGGGAGAATCTTCCGTGGTGGCTATATCACGTATGCAGCGCATGCTTCCGCTGAAATTGGTCTTCCCACCAGCTTATTCAATTATTGCGTTTATTCTATGGAGGccttttgttttgaataatatcTCTAACTCCAGCGTCCATGAAGACACTCACCGCCTTTATCAGTCTTTGACAATAGCCTTCCATGATGTTATTAAGCACCTTCCTTTTCGAGACGTGTGTTTGAGAGACACCCAGGGACTTTATGAACTGATCGTTGCTGATTCCACAGATGCTGATTTTGCGTCGGTATTTGAATCGATTGGTTTGGATATGCACTTGAAATCTGTGGCCTTTGCTCCTCTTCGAGCGCGTCTTTTCTTAAATTCTATAATTGATTGTAAGGTGCCATCCTCTGGCTATTCCCATGAAGGAGTTAGTGAAGCAAAAAACCGGCACCAGGGAAATGGAACAAAGCTTGTGGACAAGCTTGTATCTGTATTAGATTGCCTGCAACCTGCAAAATTTCACTGGCAGTGGGTGGAACTCAGGCTGCTTCTAAATGAGCAAGCCCTAACTGAGAAACTCGAAAATCACGATATGCCTTTGGCAGATGCAATACGATCTTCCTGTCCTACCTCTGAGAAGCCTGAGGCCTCTGAGAATGAGAAAAATTTCATTCAAATCCTCCTCACAAGGTTATTGGTTAGACCTGATGCGGTCCCACTTTTCTCAGAAGTGGTTCATCTCTTTGGTAGATCGGTTGAGGAATCAATGTTGAAGCAAGCTGAATGGTTTCTAGCAGGCCAAGATGTTCTTTTTGGACGAAAAACAATCAGACAAAAACTGATTATTGTAGGTGAAAGCAAAGGACTTCCCACTAAACCTCAGTTTTGGAAACCTTGGGGTTGGTGCAGCAGCTCCAGTTCTGATCCTATTACGGCAAACAAGGCAGATAAGAAAAGGAAGTTGGAAATTACTTCTATTGAAGAAGGGGAAGTGATCGAGGAAGGGTCAGGTTCAAAAAAGGTATTGTTACCCCGAGCATTAGATGAGAATAGTCCAACTGTTAGCTATGGGATTACAACTGAGAGGGCTTTTGTTCAGCTAGTGCTTCCATGCATAGACCAAAGCTCTGATGAATCTCGCAGTACCTTTGTGAATGAGTTGGTTAGACAGTTTAGCAATATTGAGCAGCAATTGAGTTCAGTTACCAACCGCAgtacaacaaacaacaagcacATGGGAACTGCTTCTTCTGGGTCTGAGATTTCATCAAATAAAGGAAGTACCCGGAAGGGCCTTCGCGGTGGCAGCCCTAGTTTGGCAAGAAGATCCTCAACCAATGCTACTGACACTGCGCCACCGCCTTCCCCTGTTGCTTTGAGAGCTTCTATGTCATTACGGTTACAATTTCTTCTAAGATTACTGCCTGTCATCTGCGG GGAACCTTCGTTTAGGAACACAAGACAAGCACTTGCATCTACAATAGTTCGTTTGCTTGGAAGCCGAGTTGTTTATGAAGATTATGCTGTATGCTCTCCTCGTAGTGACCCATCAAAGGTGGAGACAGATTCAACATTAGATCCTTCTGCCATGGCAGATCTCTCTAGTGAAGTCTTATTTGACCGGTTACTGTTTGTACTCCATGGGCTGTTAAGCAATCACCAGCCAAATTGGCTAAAGCCAAGGCCTCTCTCTAGTGAATCATCCAAAGACTTTACCTTGTTTGACCGCGATGCAGCAGAGAGCTTACAG AATGAGCTTTCGCGGATGCAGTTACCAGACACCATTAGATGGCGGATACAAGCAGCGATGCCcatccttttttcttctctacgCTGTTCTCTCTCGTGCCAGCCTCATTCTGTTCCGCCAACCGCAGTCACACTTGTTCAACCTTCTGGATCTGGTGGTGGTGGACCCATTCAAAGAAACTCCCCTGCCTTGCCGAAAACTGGAACTGCAGCAGCACAAGGGAAGCTGAAGCAGACAATGTTGTCACcacctcaacaacaacaagaagtaGACAACACAGATGTGGTTGACCCATGGACGCTTCTCGAAGATGGGACAAGTTCAGGTCTATCAAGCAGCAACGTTTCAAATAGCAGTGACATGGCCAATCTTCGAGCCACCTGTTGGCTGAAAGGTGCAGTGAGGGTCAGACGGACTGATCTAACTTATGTTGGTTCAGTAGACGACGACAGCTGA
- the LOC104705309 gene encoding rop guanine nucleotide exchange factor 3-like — protein MENLSNQDENDEVGYHHQSPRSIDPNDQSASETPVYSTMSIDSFVYPRTCSESTSGFSDHIDETNSFCSEASPCNCPVLTESKSDESTKCLSGLGMQSNENLAVQEISEPELETMKERFAKLLLGEDMSGSGKGVCTAVTISNAITNLYATVFGQNLRLEPLETEKRALWKREMNCLLSVCDYIVEFIPRCQSLSNGATVEVMESRPRADIYINLPALRKLDSMLMEALDSFQNTEFWYAEEGSLSMKSARSATGSFRKVIVQRKEEKWWLPVPLVPSEGLSDKARKQLKNKRESTNQIHKAAMAINSSILSEMEIPDSYMTTLPKCGKSSVGDSIYRYMSSSGRFFPEQLLDCLNIGSEHEAVQLADRVEASMYTWRRKACLSNSKNSWNLVKDLMSTTERTDKNYVMAERAETLLFCLKQRYPELSQTSLDICKIQYNKDVGKAVLESYSRVLEGLAFNIVAWIDDVLYVDKTMRGSE, from the exons ATGGAGAATTTATCGAATCAAGATGAAAACGATGAAGTGGgttatcatcatcaatcacCTAGATCCATTGACCCAAATGATCAATCAGCATCAGAAACCCCGGTTTACTCGACGATGAGCATAGATTCCTTTGTTTATCCTCGAACTTGTTCAGAGAGCACTTCAGGCTTTTCAGACCATATTGATGAAACCAACAGCTTCTGTAGTGAAGCTTCTCCTTGTAATTGTCCTGTCCTCACTGAGTCTAAGTCTGATGAGAGCACCAAATGTCTCTCTGGTTTAGGGATGCAATCAAATGAAAATCTTGCAGTCCAAGAAATTTCAGAACCAG AACTTGAGACAATGAAGGAAAGATTCGCAAAACTTCTACTTGGAGAAGATATGTCAGGGAGTGGTAAAGGAGTTTGCACTGCTGTGACGATCTCAAACGCAATTACTAATCTTTATG CTACAGTGTTTGGACAGAATCTGAGGTTAGAGCCGttagaaacagagaaaagagcATTGTGGAAAAGAGAAATGAACTGTCTTTTATCGGTTTGCGATTACATAGTTGAATTCATCCCTAGATGTCAGAGTCTAAGCAATGGAGCTACTGTTGAG GTGATGGAGAGTAGACCTAGAGCAGATATCTATATCAACTTGCCTGCTTTGAGAAAGCTTGATTCAATGCTTATG gAAGCATTGGACAGTTTCCAGAACACAGAGTTTTGGTATGCAGAAGAAGGAAGTTTATCGATGAAATCTGCGCGTTCTGCGACTGGATCTTTCAGGAAAGTTATAGTACaaaggaaagaagagaaatggtGGCTACCGGTTCCTCTAGTGCCATCAGAAGGTTTGTCAGATAAGGCCAGAAAACAACtcaaaaacaagagagagagtaCCAATCAGATTCACAAAGCTGCAATGGCTATCAACAGTAGCATTCTCAGTGAAATGGAGATACCAGACTCATACATGACAACTCTTCCAAAG TGTGGTAAAAGCAGTGTTGGAGATTCAATTTACCGTTACATGAGTAGTTCGGGTCGGTTTTTCCCAGAACAACTCTTAGATTGTCTGAACATAGGCTCTGAGCATGAAGCTGTTCAGTTAGCAGATAGAGTAGAAGCTTCGATGTATACATGGAGACGCAAAGCTTGTCTTAGTAACTCTAAGAACTCATGGAACCTGGTGAAAGATCTTATGTCAACTACAGAGAGAACAGACAAGAACTATGTTATGGCTGAGAGAGCAGAGACTCTGCTCTTCTGTTTGAAACAGCGTTATCCAGAATTGTCTCAGACATCATTAGACATATGCAAGATTCAATACAATAAG gATGTTGGAAAAGCAGTGTTGGAGAGCTATTCAAGAGTACTTGAAGGTTTAGCATTTAACATAGTTGCTTGGATTGATGATGTTCTCTATGTAGACAAAACCATGAGAGGTAGTGAATAA
- the LOC104709066 gene encoding uncharacterized protein LOC104709066 — protein sequence MKRGILEVFLVDAHGITHTNFIGSPVYFVLLQCGTKEYPSKMSKGDNDNALWNQKFVFDFPMSQWKKLTHIKFRIMDKELFKDGGFVGETMIHLEGIVTEGCDRGYMETKPAPYNVVLDDNTFKGQLKIGLRFIATDKSQRKAWEVKMEAKNREEPISPILNLMKLPLLRFLLYCFRKTNKYQLKEN from the exons atgaaGAGAGGAATATTGGAAGTATTTCTCGTTGATGCTCATGGAATCACACACACAAATTTTATTG GAAGTCCTGTGTATTTTGTGCTCTTACAATGTGGGACAAAGGAATACCCTAGCAAAATGTCAAAAG GTGATAATGATAATGCATTGTGGAACCAAAAGTTTGTCTTCGATTTCCCTATGTCTCAATGGAAGAAGCTGACCCACATCAAATTTAGAATCATGGACAAAGAGCTCTTCAAGGATGGTGGATTTGTCGGTGAAACCAT GATTCATCTTGAAGGGATAGTAACCGAAGGATGTGACAGAGGATACATGGAAACTAAACCAGCTCCATACAATGTTGTTCTTGACGATAATACTTTCAAAGGCCAACTAAAAATCGGATTGAGATTCATTGCAACG GATAAATCGCAGAGGAAAGCATGGGAGGTGAAGATGGAGGCCAAAAACCGTGAAGAACCAATTTCCCCAATTCTGAATCTGATGAAACTCCCTTTGTTAAGGTTTCTGCTCTACTGCTTtcggaaaacaaacaaatatcagCTTAAAGAGAACTAA